One Planctomycetia bacterium DNA segment encodes these proteins:
- a CDS encoding trypsin-like peptidase domain-containing protein gives MQITVACVDCRKRFLVDDKSLEKDLICPACGSAMKSTMPINTSKPSKSHVKPTADPFWDDLPAAGTVQVAGDTSAKKIMVWGGTAAGLILLLGIGWIVFGGKPKDDAPVVMKQIVPIKQPEQPPVAEVGSAPVFAPRSTAPPIEKEKPRVKMSVADLIQTAGNGVVHLTTFDAHGKPYDVGSGWIIARRHVDQWIEPEVTKEDKPPQGDLWLVATNYHVVAGASGVTIRLRDGTTYKARGLAAFDRNRDLALLALDDAPQKLTVLQTVANPTLRQGEEVLAIGHPSGFDFTTSTGIIGAIRGTKELPEDVTESMHAPDDQQWVQTTAAVVGGNGGGPLLAMTGEVIGIDTWSYNAGSNLAFASHVRHVVELNSAVIETEGKLTKVRVQPFSAAKPIEVPDRIGDKSNWLESDVHDGLARSAKRALAVDWRPTTKGDYFSLQAVATMLTLAAIHRYDMEEIKSIKESLGKRKWDFESEVKQIDRFALENLDEGQWGVFFFGKVRRINPATRRHLWVDLTGRGYVVAVTIPTNQPVPPLKVGDDIAVLGYRIGLAPDNSRLPRGVHNILAGLILPVALPPVPEDTVLQAAYDLAKYDRQEYGFESSARKFADVYERVTPLVGKAPVRWQRINLNSRGRQFDAVRFSVPPGLNGDLVWSFNSPEDAIDEWGVMPVGDFPMRVQGQKFTMRDMPAPALSREESQYLIVQCVTGGLLVPGEDYLLWFTFKNPQPRRIAIAVRVVPTGSFDAANQASLGQAVKDGAAFKPEEITKMLKAMKDKAGGATETKPN, from the coding sequence ATGCAGATCACCGTCGCATGCGTCGATTGTCGAAAGCGATTTCTGGTCGACGATAAGTCGCTGGAGAAAGATCTGATTTGCCCCGCGTGCGGCAGCGCGATGAAGAGCACGATGCCCATCAACACGTCGAAGCCGTCGAAATCGCATGTCAAACCGACGGCCGACCCGTTCTGGGACGATCTTCCTGCGGCCGGCACCGTGCAGGTAGCAGGTGATACTTCCGCCAAGAAGATCATGGTCTGGGGGGGAACGGCCGCGGGACTGATTCTGCTTCTCGGCATCGGTTGGATCGTGTTCGGCGGGAAACCGAAAGACGATGCGCCTGTCGTGATGAAGCAGATCGTTCCCATCAAACAGCCGGAGCAGCCCCCTGTTGCCGAAGTCGGATCGGCCCCTGTCTTCGCGCCCAGGTCGACGGCTCCTCCGATCGAGAAGGAGAAGCCACGCGTCAAGATGTCGGTCGCCGATCTTATCCAGACGGCAGGAAACGGCGTCGTTCATCTGACGACCTTCGATGCGCACGGGAAGCCGTACGACGTCGGGAGCGGCTGGATCATCGCGCGGCGGCATGTCGACCAATGGATCGAGCCGGAAGTAACAAAGGAAGACAAGCCTCCTCAAGGCGATCTCTGGCTCGTCGCAACGAATTACCATGTCGTCGCCGGAGCTTCCGGAGTAACGATTCGCCTGCGCGACGGCACGACTTACAAGGCGCGCGGCTTGGCGGCGTTCGATCGCAATCGCGACCTGGCCCTCCTCGCTCTCGACGACGCACCGCAAAAGCTTACCGTGCTCCAGACGGTCGCGAATCCGACGTTGCGACAAGGTGAAGAAGTTTTAGCGATCGGGCATCCTAGCGGCTTCGATTTCACCACCTCGACCGGAATCATCGGCGCGATCCGCGGCACGAAAGAGCTTCCCGAAGACGTCACGGAGTCGATGCACGCCCCGGACGATCAGCAATGGGTGCAAACTACGGCGGCGGTCGTCGGCGGCAATGGAGGGGGGCCGCTTCTGGCGATGACCGGCGAAGTGATCGGCATCGACACTTGGAGCTACAACGCCGGAAGCAACCTCGCGTTCGCCTCGCATGTGAGACACGTCGTCGAATTGAACAGTGCCGTGATCGAGACCGAAGGCAAGCTCACCAAGGTGCGCGTGCAACCCTTTTCGGCCGCCAAGCCGATCGAGGTGCCCGATCGGATCGGCGATAAGAGTAACTGGCTCGAGTCGGATGTGCATGACGGGCTCGCGCGCTCGGCGAAGCGCGCGCTCGCCGTCGATTGGCGGCCGACGACGAAAGGAGACTACTTCTCGTTGCAAGCCGTCGCGACGATGCTGACCCTGGCGGCGATTCACCGCTACGACATGGAAGAAATCAAATCGATCAAGGAATCGCTCGGCAAGCGTAAATGGGACTTCGAGTCGGAAGTGAAACAGATCGATCGCTTCGCTCTGGAGAACCTCGACGAAGGACAATGGGGCGTGTTCTTCTTCGGCAAAGTCAGACGCATCAATCCCGCGACTCGTCGGCATCTGTGGGTCGATCTGACTGGGCGCGGCTACGTCGTCGCCGTGACGATTCCGACGAATCAACCGGTGCCGCCGCTGAAAGTCGGCGACGATATCGCCGTGCTTGGCTACCGCATCGGCTTAGCACCGGACAACAGCCGGTTGCCGCGCGGCGTGCATAACATTCTCGCCGGGCTCATTCTGCCCGTCGCGCTGCCGCCGGTGCCCGAAGATACCGTTCTGCAGGCGGCATACGATCTGGCGAAGTACGATCGCCAGGAGTATGGCTTCGAGTCGTCAGCGCGCAAGTTCGCCGACGTTTACGAGCGTGTGACTCCGCTTGTCGGCAAAGCGCCGGTTCGCTGGCAGCGAATCAACCTCAACTCGCGTGGGCGGCAATTCGATGCCGTTCGCTTTTCGGTGCCGCCGGGCCTCAACGGCGACCTCGTCTGGTCGTTCAATTCGCCCGAGGATGCGATCGACGAATGGGGTGTGATGCCGGTCGGCGATTTTCCGATGCGCGTCCAGGGGCAAAAGTTCACGATGCGCGACATGCCCGCCCCGGCTTTGTCGAGAGAAGAGTCGCAGTATCTCATCGTGCAATGCGTGACCGGCGGGCTGCTCGTACCCGGCGAAGACTACTTGCTGTGGTTCACCTTCAAGAATCCGCAACCGCGGCGCATCGCGATCGCCGTGCGGGTCGTGCCGACGGGATCGTTCGACGCGGCGAACCAAGCGAGCCTGGGCCAAGCCGTGAAAGACGGCGCGGCCTTCAAGCCGGAAGAGATTACGAAAATGCTCAAAGCGATGAAAGACAAAGCCGGCGGCGCTACCGAAACGAAGCCTAACTAA
- the glnE gene encoding bifunctional [glutamate--ammonia ligase]-adenylyl-L-tyrosine phosphorylase/[glutamate--ammonia-ligase] adenylyltransferase: MNLDELRRRLDDVKPAEAWLRTWGVADPAQAHAVLVRIAEFGVTLDLMGVVCEQLGETLPRLSDPDLALGSLERFFGVARSPLSLAALFERDRDALPTLLQIFSSSRHLSDLLVADNESYDLLRLTEGSPVQREMLIGELRAEVDSLADEASVMTALRRFKRRETLRISYGDIIRNQRLEVVTAQISYLADAVIDAAVRFARRRLEVKRGIPRRADGKPARFVVLAMGKLGGNELNYSSDVDLVFLYDVDGKTEARRGPLPLGTPASETGPPRLSTNTEFFERLAQDVTRLLTESTPLGIAYRVDLRLRPEGERGPLVRNLESAMQYYDVLGRTWERQAYVKARPCAGDVDLGREFLTYLESWIYRRYLGLADITGIKALKRRIEQRVIREGHDARNVKTGRGGIRDVEFVIQFLQLLNGGDLPKVRVSGTLEALAQLEACGCLTHQERTFLAENYAFFRKIEHRLQIMFDLQTHLVPNDPVELRRLAIRLGYLDTPERTALEAFEAEYRERSDVNRKILDHLLHDAFGEDAETEPEVDLVLDPDPPPEKIAEVLAKYRFRDPQQAYRNLDSLAVERIRFLSTRRCRHFLASIAPRLLKAVAAMPDPDSTLVNLAHVSDSLGGKGVLWELFSFNPPSMKLYVELCASSPYLSGILVGNPGMIDELMDGLVLNKLPTRFDLRDHLEELCAGAEDLEPILHSFKNAGLLRIGVRDILGKDDVRQIGSVLTDLAETCLTRIVRWEYERLVEKLGEPTIGETNEAAGLTAGAPCGFALVALGKLGARELTYRSDLDLVFLYQADGPTVIRRPRRGEPTTNQHFFGELGQRIIKVASYLGQYGRLYEVDPRLRPTGRSGPLATSFAEFARYYAEGQAGVWERQSLCRARTVYGDKRTAVEALEVVHRAAFDHVWKPEDVAAIGEMRRRLEIDATPENLKRAPGTALDVEFLVQMLQLRYAGNDPSLRVPNTAAAMGALYAAGRMTAADYEFFTAGYGFLRALKSRLRLLSLTARNDLPTDAIELAKLARSLDYGDPEELLSDYRRHTLRIRQRYDQLMAEQTELAPG, encoded by the coding sequence ATGAATCTCGATGAATTGCGCCGCCGACTCGACGACGTAAAGCCGGCCGAAGCATGGCTCCGGACGTGGGGTGTCGCCGACCCGGCGCAGGCGCACGCCGTGCTCGTGCGCATCGCCGAATTCGGCGTAACGCTCGATCTGATGGGCGTAGTTTGCGAGCAGCTAGGCGAGACGCTGCCGCGCCTCAGCGATCCCGATCTTGCGCTCGGTAGCTTGGAGCGGTTCTTCGGTGTGGCGAGGTCGCCGTTGTCGCTGGCGGCGTTATTCGAGCGCGACCGCGATGCGCTGCCGACGCTGTTGCAGATCTTTTCCTCGAGCCGGCACTTGAGCGACCTGCTCGTCGCCGACAACGAGAGCTACGATCTCCTACGGCTTACGGAAGGAAGCCCGGTGCAGCGAGAGATGCTCATCGGCGAACTTCGGGCCGAAGTCGATTCGTTGGCCGATGAAGCGAGCGTGATGACGGCGCTGCGGCGCTTCAAGCGGCGCGAGACGCTGCGCATTTCGTACGGCGATATCATTCGCAATCAACGCTTGGAAGTCGTGACGGCGCAGATTTCGTACTTGGCCGACGCCGTGATCGATGCCGCGGTGCGATTCGCCCGTCGCCGGCTCGAAGTCAAGCGCGGCATCCCGCGCCGCGCAGACGGCAAGCCGGCGCGGTTCGTCGTGTTGGCAATGGGTAAGCTCGGCGGCAACGAACTCAATTATTCCAGCGACGTCGATCTCGTGTTTCTCTACGATGTCGACGGTAAAACCGAAGCCCGGCGCGGCCCGCTCCCGCTCGGCACGCCGGCCTCGGAAACCGGGCCGCCGCGACTTTCGACGAATACGGAATTCTTCGAGCGCCTGGCGCAAGACGTCACGCGACTGCTCACCGAGTCGACGCCGCTTGGAATCGCCTATCGGGTCGATCTCCGACTTCGGCCCGAAGGGGAGCGAGGGCCGCTCGTGCGCAATCTCGAAAGCGCCATGCAATACTACGACGTCCTCGGCCGCACCTGGGAACGCCAAGCCTATGTGAAGGCTCGGCCTTGCGCCGGCGACGTCGATCTCGGCCGTGAGTTTCTCACGTACCTTGAATCATGGATCTATCGCCGCTACCTCGGGCTCGCCGACATCACGGGCATCAAAGCCCTCAAGCGGCGCATCGAGCAACGAGTGATTCGCGAAGGACACGACGCTCGCAACGTGAAGACGGGACGCGGAGGCATTCGCGACGTCGAATTCGTGATTCAATTTCTGCAGTTGCTCAACGGGGGCGATCTGCCGAAGGTTCGCGTCTCCGGCACGCTCGAAGCGCTTGCACAACTCGAAGCGTGCGGCTGCCTCACGCACCAAGAACGGACGTTCCTAGCCGAGAACTACGCATTTTTTCGCAAAATCGAGCATCGTTTGCAGATCATGTTCGATCTGCAAACGCACTTGGTTCCGAACGATCCCGTCGAGTTGCGCCGGCTTGCGATTCGTCTCGGCTATCTCGACACTCCGGAGCGCACGGCGCTTGAAGCGTTCGAGGCTGAATACCGTGAGCGTTCCGACGTGAATCGCAAAATTCTCGACCATCTTCTACACGATGCGTTCGGAGAAGATGCCGAAACGGAGCCTGAGGTCGATCTCGTGCTCGACCCGGATCCGCCGCCGGAGAAGATCGCCGAGGTGCTGGCGAAGTATCGTTTTCGCGATCCGCAACAAGCGTATCGCAATCTCGATTCGCTGGCCGTCGAACGGATTCGCTTTCTTTCGACGCGCCGTTGCCGACACTTCCTCGCTTCGATTGCGCCCCGGTTGCTGAAAGCGGTCGCGGCGATGCCCGATCCCGATTCGACGCTCGTCAACCTCGCGCACGTCAGCGATTCGCTCGGCGGCAAAGGGGTGCTCTGGGAACTGTTTAGCTTCAATCCGCCGTCGATGAAGCTCTACGTCGAATTGTGCGCGTCGAGCCCTTATCTGTCGGGCATCCTCGTCGGCAATCCGGGTATGATTGACGAGCTTATGGATGGGCTCGTCCTCAACAAACTTCCGACACGTTTCGATCTGCGGGACCATCTCGAAGAGTTGTGCGCCGGCGCGGAAGACTTAGAGCCGATTCTGCACAGCTTCAAAAACGCCGGCCTGCTTCGCATCGGCGTGCGCGACATTCTCGGCAAAGACGACGTGCGGCAAATCGGCTCGGTGCTGACCGATTTGGCGGAGACCTGCCTGACGCGGATCGTCCGTTGGGAATACGAGCGGCTCGTCGAGAAGCTCGGCGAACCGACGATCGGCGAAACGAACGAAGCGGCGGGGCTCACGGCCGGCGCTCCCTGCGGCTTCGCACTCGTCGCGCTCGGCAAGCTCGGCGCGCGCGAGCTGACGTATCGGAGCGATCTCGATCTCGTATTTCTCTATCAGGCCGATGGGCCGACGGTGATCCGACGGCCGCGGCGCGGCGAGCCGACGACGAATCAACATTTCTTCGGCGAACTCGGTCAGCGCATCATCAAGGTCGCCTCCTATCTCGGACAATACGGTCGGCTGTATGAAGTCGATCCGCGGCTTCGTCCGACCGGAAGAAGCGGTCCGCTGGCGACGAGCTTCGCGGAGTTCGCGCGTTACTATGCCGAAGGACAAGCCGGCGTTTGGGAACGGCAATCACTCTGCCGAGCGCGCACCGTCTACGGCGACAAGCGAACGGCCGTGGAAGCGCTCGAGGTAGTGCATCGGGCGGCGTTCGATCACGTTTGGAAGCCGGAAGACGTGGCGGCGATCGGCGAGATGCGCCGCAGATTGGAGATCGACGCTACGCCGGAGAACTTGAAGCGCGCGCCGGGCACGGCGCTCGACGTCGAATTCCTCGTGCAAATGCTGCAGTTGCGCTATGCGGGGAACGACCCGAGCCTGCGCGTGCCGAACACGGCCGCGGCGATGGGGGCGCTCTACGCCGCGGGCCGAATGACGGCCGCCGATTACGAATTCTTCACCGCAGGCTACGGCTTTCTGCGAGCGCTCAAGAGTCGGCTGCGGTTGCTGAGCCTGACCGCGCGCAACGATCTGCCGACCGACGCCATCGAACTTGCGAAACTGGCACGCTCGCTCGACTACGGAGATCCGGAAGAGCTTTTAAGCGATTATCGCCGCCATACGCTGCGCATCCGCCAACGATACGACCAACTAATGGCCGAACAAACGGAACTCGCGCCGGGCTAA